Proteins co-encoded in one Pyxidicoccus xibeiensis genomic window:
- the sitI6 gene encoding SitI6 family double-CXXCG motif immunity protein yields MKFYEVREDADTQHTGTIDGVSPWCIPSVACALCGGHGGLGEAYSTVDLSGFPERGLLEEARSLEEISLETYQELCELLRPRVPAGAPLVPGTQLGPVTGKSSGRFGDFYFQAPWALWASRETLEKLQASGMRGLHGAPGDLRYRGKHPPELFDLEIQVRGSLHPSCYPSSWQAPCSRCGSHRNSYPAEAPVLDGTTLPEDGDLFRLREFETIIIANERFVDAVKRLQLGDILFRELLVR; encoded by the coding sequence ATGAAGTTCTACGAGGTTCGCGAAGACGCGGACACCCAGCACACGGGAACCATCGATGGTGTGAGCCCATGGTGCATTCCCAGCGTCGCGTGCGCGCTGTGCGGTGGGCATGGCGGCCTCGGCGAGGCGTACTCGACGGTGGACCTCTCCGGTTTCCCGGAGCGAGGATTGCTGGAAGAAGCTCGGAGCCTCGAAGAGATATCGCTGGAGACGTACCAGGAACTCTGCGAGCTGCTGCGGCCTCGGGTTCCCGCCGGAGCCCCGCTGGTGCCGGGGACCCAGCTCGGCCCAGTCACCGGGAAGTCCTCGGGGCGCTTCGGCGACTTCTACTTCCAGGCGCCCTGGGCGCTGTGGGCCTCACGTGAAACGCTGGAGAAGCTCCAGGCCTCGGGCATGCGTGGCCTCCACGGCGCTCCGGGAGACCTGCGCTACCGGGGCAAGCACCCGCCGGAGCTGTTCGACCTGGAGATCCAGGTGCGTGGGAGCCTTCATCCCTCGTGTTACCCATCGAGCTGGCAGGCGCCCTGTAGCCGGTGTGGCAGCCATCGGAACAGTTACCCGGCGGAGGCCCCGGTACTGGATGGGACGACCCTGCCAGAAGACGGGGACCTCTTCCGCCTTCGCGAGTTCGAGACCATCATCATCGCGAATGAGCGCTTCGTCGACGCAGTGAAGCGACTCCAGCTCGGCGACATCCTGTTCCGTGAGCTGCTGGTCCGCTGA
- a CDS encoding DUSAM domain-containing protein translates to MPDPRAWEAIRELDRRVTEQGQSFSLTDEVRALLMDTSSDVAITPEEAERALLSEASAAELLKEIAKRIRMGSRRLSRALVDSARCQEAGDTEAARKLLMDVLAVEVVPHYREIIRTQLDALDDES, encoded by the coding sequence ATGCCCGACCCGCGAGCCTGGGAGGCAATCAGGGAACTGGACCGTCGCGTCACCGAGCAGGGGCAGTCGTTCTCGCTCACGGATGAAGTTCGCGCCCTCCTCATGGACACTTCGTCAGATGTTGCCATCACGCCAGAAGAGGCTGAGCGGGCGCTCCTCAGCGAAGCGAGCGCGGCTGAGCTGCTGAAGGAGATTGCGAAGCGCATTCGCATGGGGTCGCGTCGCCTGTCGCGCGCGTTGGTAGATTCTGCTCGATGCCAGGAAGCTGGTGATACGGAGGCAGCGCGCAAGCTGCTGATGGATGTGCTCGCAGTCGAAGTCGTTCCGCACTATCGGGAGATCATCCGGACACAGCTCGACGCTTTGGATGACGAATCGTAA
- a CDS encoding MlaD family protein, whose amino-acid sequence MSLFTSASGERRLALRAGLFVAMGLAVAGVVVLFIGQESRLFERQAVYRAYFTNVQGLNDQSPVWLGGLEVGKVTGIYFSQDPKDPRLEVRLRVSTKYMDRVRADSVAQLASMGVLGDKAVDISLGSPTAPPVESGGVLKSSAGGDISSLLSSAGRVMEDTQAISKSLRVAAEAYADPALAKDVARSLSSLATLLEEVEKGDGVLHALIYDKAAGREVRTLLANTSQAAQRVDGAVGHLEALLREVRTGDGTAHALIYGDEGATALRELGAAAGQLAGLIEDAKKSENGAVHQLVYGDASGMFADLGSAAADLKKITSTVAKGDGTVGGLISDPTVYEDLREVLGNVKRNRILRALVRFSLNNREDLEQMGEPRKEEKPVAGGGSQVVPVAPAPAAAVAPVKPAEPPSP is encoded by the coding sequence ATGAGCCTGTTCACCTCCGCCTCGGGCGAGCGCCGGCTGGCGCTGCGCGCGGGGCTGTTCGTTGCCATGGGGCTGGCGGTGGCGGGCGTGGTGGTGCTCTTCATCGGCCAGGAGTCGCGCCTGTTCGAGCGGCAGGCGGTGTACCGCGCGTACTTCACCAACGTGCAGGGGTTGAACGACCAGTCTCCCGTGTGGCTGGGAGGGCTGGAGGTGGGGAAGGTGACGGGCATCTACTTCTCCCAGGACCCGAAGGACCCTCGGCTGGAGGTGCGGCTCCGGGTGTCCACGAAGTACATGGACCGCGTGCGGGCGGACTCGGTGGCGCAGCTGGCGAGCATGGGCGTGCTGGGGGACAAGGCGGTGGATATCTCCCTGGGCAGTCCCACGGCGCCGCCGGTGGAGTCGGGCGGGGTGCTGAAGTCGTCGGCGGGGGGGGACATCTCCTCGCTGCTGTCGAGCGCGGGGCGGGTGATGGAGGACACGCAGGCCATCAGCAAGTCGCTGCGGGTGGCGGCGGAGGCGTACGCGGACCCGGCGCTGGCGAAGGACGTGGCGCGGAGCCTGTCGAGCCTCGCGACGCTGCTGGAAGAGGTGGAGAAGGGCGACGGCGTGCTGCACGCGCTCATCTACGACAAGGCGGCGGGGCGCGAGGTGCGCACGCTGCTGGCGAACACGTCGCAGGCGGCGCAGCGGGTGGACGGCGCGGTGGGGCACCTGGAGGCGCTGCTGCGCGAGGTGCGCACGGGTGACGGCACGGCGCACGCGCTCATCTACGGTGACGAGGGCGCGACGGCGCTGCGCGAGCTGGGCGCGGCGGCGGGGCAGCTGGCGGGGCTCATCGAGGACGCGAAGAAGAGCGAGAACGGGGCGGTGCACCAGCTGGTGTACGGCGACGCGAGCGGCATGTTCGCGGACCTGGGCAGCGCGGCGGCGGACCTGAAGAAGATTACGTCCACCGTGGCGAAGGGAGACGGCACGGTGGGCGGGCTCATCAGCGACCCGACTGTGTACGAGGACTTGCGCGAGGTGCTGGGCAACGTGAAGCGCAACCGCATCCTCCGCGCGCTGGTGCGGTTCTCGCTGAACAACCGCGAGGACCTGGAGCAGATGGGGGAGCCGCGGAAGGAGGAGAAGCCGGTGGCGGGGGGCGGAAGCCAGGTGGTGCCCGTGGCTCCGGCGCCCGCGGCGGCGGTGGCGCCTGTGAAGCCGGCGGAGCCTCCGTCGCCATAG
- a CDS encoding ABC transporter ATP-binding protein yields the protein MRSARRKQAPAFEFNTPQPGEQLIHFEHLTKSFGAKRVYDDVELDVRAGETLVVMGGSGTGKSVLLRCLIGLLKPDTGRILFQGHDLTGFSEEQFIPLRRHVAMVFQGAALFDSLSVGENVAYPLREHFPDMPADEVRQRVAEKLEWVNLPGTEALKPSDLSGGMKKRVGLARAIATNPEVILWDEPTTGLDPVTTQSINEMINSMKTKLGCTSIVVTHDMVSAFAVGDRLAMLANRRIVQVGTREDIRRSTVPEVRAFLDARRAELLPGGES from the coding sequence ATGCGCTCCGCCCGACGAAAGCAGGCGCCCGCCTTCGAGTTCAACACGCCCCAGCCGGGCGAGCAGCTCATCCACTTCGAGCACCTGACGAAGTCGTTCGGCGCCAAGCGCGTCTACGACGACGTGGAGCTGGACGTGCGCGCGGGGGAGACGCTGGTGGTGATGGGGGGCTCGGGCACGGGCAAGAGCGTGCTGCTGCGCTGCCTCATCGGCCTGTTGAAGCCGGACACGGGGCGCATCCTCTTCCAGGGGCATGACCTGACGGGCTTCTCGGAGGAGCAGTTCATCCCGCTGCGCCGGCACGTGGCCATGGTGTTCCAGGGGGCGGCGCTCTTCGACTCGCTGAGCGTGGGGGAGAACGTGGCGTATCCGCTGCGCGAGCACTTCCCGGACATGCCGGCGGACGAGGTGCGCCAGCGGGTGGCGGAGAAGCTGGAGTGGGTGAACCTGCCGGGCACGGAGGCGCTGAAGCCGTCCGACTTGTCCGGCGGCATGAAGAAGCGGGTGGGGCTGGCTCGGGCCATCGCGACGAACCCGGAGGTCATCCTCTGGGACGAGCCCACCACGGGGCTGGACCCCGTCACGACGCAGTCCATCAACGAGATGATCAACTCGATGAAGACGAAGCTCGGCTGCACCTCCATCGTGGTGACGCACGACATGGTGAGCGCCTTCGCGGTGGGAGACCGGCTGGCGATGCTGGCCAACCGGCGCATCGTCCAGGTGGGCACGCGGGAGGACATCCGGCGCTCCACGGTGCCGGAGGTGCGCGCCTTCCTGGACGCGCGCCGGGCCGAGCTGCTGCCGGGAGGCGAGTCATGA
- a CDS encoding MlaE family ABC transporter permease, with the protein MSPPVEAGAERPGLVERAKVHLSSLGAMALMTGQVFSRAVRPPYNWSALVYHTESLGVRSLPIAVLTATFAGLVISLQFAYFLARFGVQYTVGRVVVLTLFRELAPVLTALTVGARIGSGIAAELGSMTVTEQVDAIRALGADPLRKLVVPRVLACLLVMPVLTIFADVIGLVAGALVVRLQYAITFDLFFQGALAAVFMEDFVSGVFKGAVFGVIIGLVGCFKGLTVEGGTEGVGRATTQTVAITSVTVCLADFFITKLTLYL; encoded by the coding sequence ATGTCGCCCCCCGTGGAGGCCGGTGCCGAGCGTCCGGGCCTGGTGGAGCGCGCGAAGGTGCACCTGTCGTCGCTGGGGGCCATGGCCCTGATGACGGGGCAGGTCTTCAGCCGCGCGGTGCGCCCGCCGTACAACTGGAGCGCGCTCGTCTACCACACGGAGTCGCTGGGGGTGCGCTCGCTGCCGATTGCGGTGCTGACGGCCACCTTCGCGGGGCTCGTCATCTCGCTGCAGTTCGCCTACTTCCTGGCGCGCTTCGGCGTGCAGTACACGGTGGGGCGCGTGGTGGTGCTCACGCTGTTCCGCGAGCTGGCGCCGGTGCTCACCGCGCTCACGGTGGGGGCGCGCATCGGCAGCGGCATCGCCGCGGAGCTGGGCTCCATGACGGTGACGGAGCAGGTGGACGCCATCCGTGCGCTGGGGGCGGACCCGCTGCGCAAGCTGGTGGTGCCGCGCGTGCTGGCGTGCCTGCTGGTGATGCCGGTGCTCACCATCTTCGCGGACGTCATCGGCCTGGTCGCCGGTGCGCTGGTGGTGCGCCTGCAGTATGCGATTACGTTCGACCTCTTCTTCCAGGGGGCGCTGGCCGCCGTCTTCATGGAGGACTTCGTCTCCGGCGTGTTCAAGGGCGCGGTGTTCGGCGTCATCATCGGGCTGGTGGGCTGCTTCAAGGGCCTCACCGTGGAGGGCGGCACCGAGGGCGTGGGCCGCGCCACCACGCAGACGGTGGCGATTACCTCCGTCACGGTGTGCCTGGCGGACTTCTTCATCACCAAGCTGACGCTGTACCTGTGA
- the recF gene encoding DNA replication/repair protein RecF (All proteins in this family for which functions are known are DNA-binding proteins that assist the filamentation of RecA onto DNA for the initiation of recombination or recombinational repair.), which yields MRLLALQVQDFRNLPQVQLSPSAHATIAVGQNGQGKTNLLEALYFLATLKPLRAGRLSELVRWGTQGARVTGRFLLKGAEREISVEVGGGTRQAFVDGKKASSLEDYFGGVSVVAFTPDDLEVVKGGPDARRAFLDRAVFNRFPAFLRESREYARALKNRNRLLRDGNAVEPAYLEAYDETLAKAGARIYARRRALMAELAPRAQATFASIGRTVDPATYGYHPAHLGGDFATADEAALAACLRESLTARMRRDLDRGFTSVGPHADDVSVTLGGRSARAYASQGQQRALVLGWKIAEIENLEASMGFLPLLLLDDVSSELDPERNAYLMDYLARSGAQVFLSTTDGSLVRGAAAEDTLWLSVQAGQVAVRGPEVPAPSAVTE from the coding sequence GTGCGCCTCCTCGCGCTCCAAGTCCAGGACTTCCGAAACCTCCCCCAGGTCCAGCTCTCGCCCAGCGCCCACGCCACGATTGCCGTGGGGCAGAACGGGCAGGGCAAGACGAACCTGCTGGAGGCGCTCTACTTCCTGGCCACCCTGAAGCCGCTGCGCGCCGGCCGCCTGTCGGAGCTGGTGCGCTGGGGCACGCAGGGCGCGCGGGTGACGGGCCGCTTCCTCCTCAAGGGAGCGGAGCGGGAAATCTCCGTCGAGGTGGGCGGCGGCACGCGCCAGGCCTTCGTGGACGGGAAGAAGGCGTCCAGCCTGGAGGACTACTTCGGCGGCGTGTCCGTGGTGGCCTTCACTCCGGATGACTTGGAGGTGGTGAAGGGCGGGCCGGACGCGCGCCGGGCCTTCCTGGACCGCGCGGTGTTCAACCGCTTCCCGGCCTTCCTGCGCGAGAGCCGCGAGTACGCGCGCGCGCTGAAGAACCGCAACCGCCTGCTGCGCGACGGCAATGCGGTGGAGCCCGCCTACCTGGAGGCGTACGACGAGACGCTGGCGAAGGCGGGCGCGCGCATCTACGCGCGGCGCCGGGCGCTGATGGCGGAGCTGGCGCCCAGGGCGCAGGCCACCTTCGCGTCCATCGGCCGCACGGTGGACCCGGCCACGTACGGCTACCACCCCGCGCACCTGGGCGGCGACTTCGCCACCGCGGACGAGGCCGCGCTCGCCGCGTGCCTGCGCGAGTCGCTCACCGCGCGCATGCGGCGGGACTTGGACCGGGGCTTCACGTCGGTGGGGCCGCACGCGGACGACGTGTCGGTGACGCTGGGCGGGCGCAGCGCGCGGGCCTATGCGAGCCAGGGGCAGCAGCGCGCGCTGGTGCTCGGGTGGAAGATTGCCGAAATCGAGAACCTCGAAGCCTCGATGGGCTTCCTGCCGCTGCTGCTGCTGGACGACGTGTCGAGCGAGCTGGACCCGGAGCGCAACGCGTACCTGATGGACTACCTGGCGCGCAGCGGGGCGCAGGTGTTCCTCAGCACCACGGATGGCTCGCTGGTGCGGGGCGCGGCGGCGGAGGACACCCTCTGGCTGTCCGTGCAGGCAGGGCAGGTGGCGGTGCGCGGCCCGGAGGTCCCCGCCCCCAGCGCCGTCACGGAGTGA
- a CDS encoding sensor histidine kinase, with protein MAKTHKGRGQKREAGRNRASAERSRASSGTRPLREQLAAVPDPLALLEGLFTHSPVPYAVFTADGHCLLINPAYREMFGAEPPPEYDLFRDELLERLGFLPYFRRAFAGETVQTPVFWYDVRQLEHIQVKDANRIAISCSCFPLAPAGAEVGHIAIAYKDVTAELLAREAERVEREKLHQLFAQAPVAINVLRGEELRFEFANPLLQKLMGGRELLGRTLKEAIPDVSPELVSLHLGVLELGERAIANEFPLIIDYTGEGRVETKFWNFIYEPLRDERGRVDGLMTFAFEVTEQVLARQAVESQQKWLEAVLDLMPMPVVMVEPDTGAISFSNAAADRLHGGHIPKQESLLAYSERFHITDPAGRRLGADEMPAARAARGERLDGLEVVWHTDAGQHMVSVHSEALPAMHGHPSVVVMPFLDITRLKTVERHLQEAIRARDEFLSVASHELKTPLTSLGLRLHAFGRAIEANPESDVARRHGREVAAMRRQVTRLAELIDGLLDVSRISTGRLKIHREPVDLGALVQEMVARFIPEAERAGCVLEYQPPAASCVGSWDRLRMEQVVSNLLSNALKYGAEQPVHVHVEEEDGRARLWVRDEGIGIDPEAHARIFQKFERAVSERNYGGLGLGLYVVRTLVEAMGGTIRVESQPGEGATFIVELPLQASELEQPFTPHAAPAEGQAAS; from the coding sequence GTGGCGAAGACGCACAAGGGCCGGGGGCAGAAGCGCGAAGCGGGGCGGAATCGCGCCAGCGCCGAGCGCTCGCGAGCATCTTCCGGCACCCGGCCCCTGCGAGAGCAGCTCGCCGCCGTGCCGGACCCGCTCGCCCTGCTGGAAGGGCTCTTCACGCACTCGCCAGTCCCATACGCCGTCTTCACCGCGGATGGGCACTGCCTGCTCATCAACCCCGCGTACCGGGAGATGTTCGGCGCGGAGCCTCCGCCCGAGTACGACCTCTTCCGCGACGAGCTCCTGGAGCGGCTCGGGTTCCTGCCGTACTTCCGCCGCGCCTTCGCGGGGGAGACGGTGCAGACGCCGGTCTTCTGGTACGACGTGCGGCAGCTCGAGCACATCCAGGTGAAGGATGCGAACCGCATCGCCATCTCCTGCAGCTGCTTCCCGCTGGCCCCCGCGGGCGCCGAGGTGGGCCACATCGCCATCGCGTACAAGGACGTGACGGCGGAGCTGCTGGCGCGCGAGGCGGAGCGGGTGGAGCGGGAGAAGCTGCACCAGCTCTTCGCCCAGGCGCCCGTGGCCATCAACGTCCTGCGCGGCGAGGAGCTGCGGTTCGAGTTCGCCAACCCGCTCCTCCAGAAGCTGATGGGCGGGCGCGAGCTGCTGGGCCGCACGCTGAAGGAGGCGATTCCGGACGTCTCGCCGGAGCTGGTGAGCCTGCACCTGGGCGTGCTGGAGCTGGGGGAGCGGGCCATCGCCAACGAGTTCCCTCTCATCATCGACTACACGGGCGAGGGGCGCGTCGAGACGAAGTTCTGGAACTTCATCTACGAGCCGCTGCGGGACGAGCGCGGCCGGGTGGACGGGCTGATGACGTTCGCCTTCGAGGTGACGGAGCAGGTGCTGGCGCGGCAGGCGGTGGAGAGCCAGCAGAAGTGGCTGGAGGCCGTGCTGGACCTGATGCCCATGCCGGTGGTGATGGTGGAGCCGGACACCGGCGCCATCAGCTTCTCCAACGCGGCCGCGGACCGGCTCCACGGCGGGCACATCCCCAAGCAGGAGTCCCTGCTCGCCTACTCCGAGCGGTTCCACATCACGGACCCGGCGGGCCGGCGGCTGGGCGCGGACGAGATGCCCGCCGCCCGCGCGGCCCGGGGCGAGCGGCTGGACGGGCTGGAGGTCGTCTGGCACACGGACGCCGGCCAGCACATGGTCAGCGTCCATTCGGAGGCGCTGCCCGCCATGCACGGGCACCCGTCCGTGGTGGTGATGCCCTTCCTGGACATCACCCGCCTGAAGACGGTGGAGCGGCACCTTCAGGAGGCCATCCGCGCGCGCGACGAGTTCCTCTCCGTCGCCAGCCATGAGCTGAAGACGCCGCTGACGTCCCTGGGGTTGCGGCTGCACGCGTTCGGCCGCGCCATCGAGGCGAATCCGGAGTCCGACGTCGCCCGCCGCCATGGCCGCGAGGTGGCGGCGATGCGCCGGCAGGTGACGCGGCTGGCGGAGCTCATCGACGGGCTGCTGGACGTGTCGCGCATCAGCACCGGGCGGCTGAAGATTCACCGCGAGCCGGTGGACCTGGGGGCGCTCGTGCAGGAGATGGTGGCGCGCTTCATCCCCGAGGCCGAGCGGGCCGGGTGCGTGCTGGAGTACCAGCCGCCCGCGGCGTCGTGCGTGGGCAGCTGGGACCGGCTGCGGATGGAGCAGGTGGTGTCCAACCTCCTGTCCAACGCGCTGAAGTACGGCGCGGAGCAGCCCGTCCACGTGCACGTGGAGGAGGAGGACGGGCGCGCGCGGCTGTGGGTGCGCGACGAGGGCATCGGCATCGACCCGGAGGCCCACGCGCGCATCTTCCAGAAGTTCGAGCGCGCCGTGTCCGAGCGGAACTACGGCGGCCTGGGCCTGGGGTTGTACGTGGTGCGCACGCTGGTGGAAGCCATGGGCGGCACCATCCGCGTGGAGAGCCAGCCCGGCGAGGGCGCCACCTTCATCGTGGAGCTGCCGCTCCAGGCGTCCGAGCTGGAGCAGCCATTCACACCCCATGCCGCACCCGCCGAGGGGCAGGCCGCCTCCTGA
- a CDS encoding DNA alkylation repair protein gives MAEPLKTFFNTRLVERLATALHGAYPAFPRDVFLREASHGLEGHELIGRAQHIRDAMQRALPADYPRAVDILLRSLGPKLEQTEGSGMEVFFYLPHTQYVAAHGLEHFEESMHALHALTQRFTAEFAIRGFLERHPEKTLARLREWARDSSAHVRRLVSEGTRPRLPWASRLRAFQQDPTPVLALLELLKDDPELYVRRSVANNLNDIGKDHPELLVKVAKAWMQDATPQREWLVRHALRSSIKRGEPAALEVLGAGRPSGIEVRATSLPRKATLGGTVEVRFEVANRSKRSQALVVDLAVYFQKASGEARPKVFKVRALTLEAGQTEEVGKRVSFAQLTTRRHYPGPHRFEALVNGQGMPLGQVDVRD, from the coding sequence ATGGCCGAGCCACTGAAGACCTTCTTCAATACCCGACTCGTCGAGCGCCTCGCGACGGCACTGCACGGCGCGTACCCGGCGTTTCCCCGCGACGTGTTCCTGCGTGAGGCCAGCCACGGTCTGGAGGGCCATGAGCTGATTGGCCGGGCGCAGCACATCCGCGACGCGATGCAGCGTGCGCTGCCCGCCGACTATCCGCGCGCGGTGGACATCCTGCTGCGCTCACTGGGGCCGAAGCTGGAGCAGACGGAAGGCTCGGGCATGGAGGTCTTCTTCTACCTCCCCCACACGCAATACGTGGCGGCCCACGGCCTGGAGCACTTCGAGGAGTCCATGCACGCGCTGCATGCCCTCACCCAGCGCTTCACCGCGGAGTTCGCCATCCGCGGCTTCCTGGAGCGCCATCCGGAGAAGACGCTGGCCCGCCTGCGCGAGTGGGCGCGGGACTCGAGCGCCCACGTGCGGCGCCTCGTGTCGGAGGGCACGCGCCCGCGCCTGCCGTGGGCGTCCCGGCTGCGCGCCTTCCAGCAGGACCCGACGCCCGTGCTGGCGCTGCTGGAGCTGCTCAAGGACGACCCGGAGCTGTACGTGCGCCGCTCGGTGGCCAACAACCTCAACGACATCGGCAAGGACCACCCGGAGCTGCTGGTGAAGGTGGCGAAGGCGTGGATGCAGGACGCGACGCCCCAGCGCGAGTGGCTGGTGCGGCACGCGCTGCGCTCGTCCATCAAGCGCGGAGAGCCCGCGGCGCTGGAGGTGCTCGGAGCGGGCAGGCCGTCCGGCATCGAGGTGCGCGCCACGTCGCTGCCCCGGAAGGCCACGCTGGGCGGCACGGTGGAGGTCCGCTTCGAGGTGGCCAACCGCTCGAAGCGGAGTCAGGCGCTGGTGGTGGACCTGGCGGTGTACTTCCAGAAGGCCAGCGGCGAGGCGCGCCCCAAGGTGTTCAAGGTGCGCGCGCTCACGCTGGAGGCCGGCCAGACGGAGGAGGTGGGCAAGCGCGTCTCCTTCGCGCAGCTCACCACGCGGCGCCACTACCCCGGCCCGCACCGCTTCGAGGCCCTGGTCAACGGCCAGGGCATGCCGCTGGGGCAGGTGGACGTGCGTGACTAG
- a CDS encoding DUF1990 family protein produces the protein MASASTDTETHQAGELLLPEDGAGPLLQRDYWAVIKGCEHPPSKLMDWVSRRFAEFAPAELCVFKRTDESKEGEPLELGDELSVKIQGAGTFGVRVIHRDEQSLTLATLPGHPEAGRITFGAYRNDLGDVIFHIRSRARSGSTFHYVGFVTAGEAMQTNTWTEFVLRAAATAGEGVVGAIHADTTELDDEPEGGDPEHGPTFVARGD, from the coding sequence ATGGCGAGCGCATCAACCGACACGGAAACCCACCAGGCAGGCGAGCTCCTGCTCCCCGAGGACGGGGCGGGTCCCCTCCTGCAACGCGATTACTGGGCGGTCATCAAGGGCTGCGAGCACCCTCCGTCGAAACTCATGGACTGGGTGTCGCGCCGCTTCGCCGAGTTCGCGCCCGCGGAGCTGTGTGTCTTCAAGCGCACGGACGAATCGAAGGAAGGTGAGCCACTGGAGCTGGGCGACGAGCTGTCCGTGAAGATTCAGGGCGCGGGCACCTTCGGCGTGCGCGTCATCCACCGGGACGAACAGAGCCTCACGCTCGCCACCCTGCCCGGCCACCCGGAGGCGGGGCGAATCACCTTCGGGGCTTACCGCAACGACCTGGGCGACGTCATCTTCCACATCCGAAGCCGGGCGCGCTCCGGCTCCACGTTCCACTACGTCGGGTTCGTCACCGCGGGCGAGGCGATGCAGACCAACACCTGGACCGAGTTCGTGCTGCGCGCCGCCGCCACCGCCGGAGAGGGCGTGGTGGGTGCCATCCACGCCGACACCACGGAGCTGGACGACGAGCCGGAAGGTGGCGACCCGGAGCACGGGCCAACGTTCGTTGCGAGGGGAGACTAG
- a CDS encoding DUF1990 family protein: MIEWRWLSGWTEEELVPRLQRARGLDRNFPDRSDEMTLDAGWSQVRSEGVLGREAQGPPRPDGLFERARQVLETFDFSDPRIVRWHFTAEEPLRGRTVLLELKSLGQKLRYLCAVRVGGTRLEHGEKCSIYGFSFETLSGHIEAGREWFLLKKDHETGEVRFTIEAAWRPGQFPNWWSRLGFTMVGRRYQRAWHRLTHVRLRELTRRRPDLVGQPAHSGQLEHSGHELELGPVQFFAQRAPGRRKTQVDEEVEAVTRGQWLTPLGLGVLAGMRSMSAPALVSRRLSQDPGAKQDPLSDALSKPWVPRVLGLLALGELVVDKLPKTPARVKLVPLAGRVLTGVVAAASSVAGQRRAVVALAGVLGGAAAVASAWAFYSLRTVATKRLGVPNMAAAVTEDALVAALASRLMPVVEARAE; the protein is encoded by the coding sequence ATGATTGAATGGCGGTGGCTCTCCGGATGGACGGAGGAGGAGCTGGTGCCCCGGCTCCAGCGGGCACGTGGGTTGGACCGCAACTTTCCGGACCGCTCGGATGAGATGACGCTGGATGCGGGCTGGAGTCAGGTGCGCTCCGAGGGCGTGCTGGGCCGCGAGGCGCAGGGGCCGCCGCGGCCCGACGGCCTCTTCGAGCGCGCGCGGCAGGTGCTGGAGACGTTCGACTTCTCCGACCCGCGCATCGTCCGCTGGCACTTCACCGCCGAGGAGCCCCTGCGCGGCCGCACCGTGCTGCTGGAGCTCAAGTCCCTGGGGCAGAAGCTGCGCTACCTGTGCGCGGTGCGCGTGGGCGGCACGCGGCTGGAGCACGGTGAGAAGTGCAGCATCTACGGCTTCAGCTTCGAGACGCTGTCGGGCCACATCGAGGCCGGGCGGGAGTGGTTCCTGCTGAAGAAGGACCACGAGACAGGCGAGGTGCGCTTCACCATCGAGGCGGCCTGGCGTCCCGGACAGTTCCCCAACTGGTGGAGCCGGCTGGGCTTCACGATGGTGGGCCGCCGCTACCAGCGCGCGTGGCACCGGCTGACGCACGTGCGGCTGCGCGAGCTGACGCGGCGCCGCCCGGACCTGGTGGGCCAGCCGGCGCACAGCGGCCAGTTGGAGCACTCCGGCCATGAGCTGGAACTGGGGCCGGTGCAGTTCTTCGCGCAGCGTGCGCCGGGCCGGCGCAAGACGCAGGTGGACGAGGAGGTGGAAGCCGTGACTCGAGGACAATGGTTGACCCCGTTGGGGCTCGGCGTGCTCGCCGGGATGCGGAGCATGAGCGCGCCCGCGCTGGTGAGCCGGCGGCTGTCGCAGGACCCGGGCGCGAAGCAGGACCCGCTGTCGGACGCGCTGTCCAAGCCGTGGGTGCCGCGCGTGCTGGGGCTGCTGGCGCTGGGTGAGCTGGTGGTGGACAAGCTGCCGAAGACGCCCGCGCGGGTGAAGCTGGTGCCGCTGGCGGGGCGGGTGCTCACGGGCGTGGTGGCGGCGGCCTCGTCGGTGGCGGGCCAGCGGCGCGCCGTGGTGGCCCTGGCGGGAGTGCTGGGCGGCGCGGCGGCGGTAGCGTCGGCGTGGGCGTTCTACTCACTGCGCACCGTGGCCACGAAGCGGCTCGGCGTTCCCAACATGGCGGCGGCGGTGACCGAGGATGCCCTGGTGGCGGCCCTGGCCTCGCGGCTGATGCCGGTGGTGGAGGCGCGCGCGGAGTAG